One genomic segment of Amycolatopsis sp. Hca4 includes these proteins:
- a CDS encoding cytochrome P450: MTTDEILEVKDDFAQDAHLFSEMLRGGGPVRRVRLPPRGLPAYVVTGFAEARALLSDPRLQKNSQGIRELFEAKLPPESLQNGLGQDLSWHMLNSDPPDHTRLRKLVNKAFTARTVARLRPRVQEITDELLDGLAGQERADLVTSFAAPLPITVICELLGVREEDRAEFSGWSKTLLSAARSPEQMQAAAASMFAYLTDLIAQKRAEPAEDLLSDLVHASDDGDSLSEPELVSMAFLLLVAGHETTVNLIANGVLALLREPEQLARLRAEPALLPGAVEEFLRFDGPIHLATLRFTAEPVEVSGVTIPAGEFVLVSLLGANRDAERYPEPDKLDVTRAAGGHLAFGHGIHYCVGAPLARLEAEIAIGGLLERFPDLALAAQPEELVYRTSSLVHGLEALPVRL; the protein is encoded by the coding sequence ATGACGACCGACGAAATCCTCGAGGTGAAGGACGACTTCGCCCAGGACGCGCACTTGTTCTCGGAAATGCTGCGCGGCGGCGGCCCGGTGCGCCGGGTGCGGCTGCCACCGCGTGGGCTGCCGGCCTACGTGGTGACCGGGTTCGCCGAGGCGCGGGCGCTGCTGTCGGATCCGCGGCTGCAGAAGAACAGCCAGGGCATCCGGGAGCTGTTCGAGGCGAAGCTGCCGCCGGAGTCCCTGCAGAACGGCCTGGGCCAGGACCTGAGCTGGCACATGCTCAACTCCGACCCGCCGGACCACACGCGGCTGCGGAAGCTGGTGAACAAGGCGTTCACCGCGCGGACCGTGGCCCGGCTGCGGCCGCGGGTGCAGGAGATCACCGACGAGCTGCTCGACGGGCTGGCCGGGCAGGAGCGGGCCGACCTGGTGACCTCGTTCGCCGCTCCGCTGCCGATCACGGTGATCTGCGAGCTGCTCGGCGTGCGCGAGGAGGACCGCGCGGAGTTCTCGGGCTGGTCCAAGACGTTGCTGAGCGCGGCGAGGAGCCCGGAGCAGATGCAGGCGGCGGCGGCGAGCATGTTCGCGTACCTGACGGACCTGATCGCCCAGAAGCGCGCCGAGCCGGCCGAGGACCTGCTCTCCGATCTGGTGCACGCCAGTGACGACGGCGATTCGCTGTCCGAGCCCGAGCTGGTGTCGATGGCGTTCCTGCTGCTGGTGGCCGGCCACGAGACGACGGTCAACCTGATCGCCAACGGCGTGCTGGCGCTGCTGCGCGAGCCGGAGCAGCTGGCCCGGCTGCGCGCGGAGCCGGCGCTGCTGCCGGGCGCGGTGGAGGAGTTCCTCCGCTTCGACGGCCCGATCCACCTGGCCACGCTGCGGTTCACCGCGGAGCCGGTGGAGGTGTCCGGGGTGACCATCCCGGCGGGCGAGTTCGTGCTGGTCTCGCTCCTGGGCGCGAACCGGGACGCGGAGCGGTACCCGGAGCCGGACAAGCTGGACGTCACCCGCGCGGCGGGCGGCCACCTGGCCTTCGGCCACGGCATCCACTACTGCGTGGGGGCGCCGCTGGCCCGGCTCGAGGCGGAGATCGCGATCGGCGGGCTGCTGGAGCGGTTCCCCGACCTGGCCTTGGCCGCGCAGCCGGAGGAGCTGGTGTACCGGACCAGCTCGCTGGTCCACGGGTTGGAGGCGCTGCCGGTCCGGTTGTGA
- a CDS encoding adenosylmethionine--8-amino-7-oxononanoate transaminase translates to MDSADLLALDARHVWHPYAPMPAKVPSLLVTEASGVRLTLADGRELVDGMSSWWSAVHGYRHPVLDAALAAQAGRMSHVMFGGLTHEPAITLAKTLVDVSPEGLEHVFLCDSGSVSVEVAVKMCLQYQRSRGRTGKHKLLTWRGGYHGDTFTPMSVCDPEGGMHALWRGVLPEQVFVPAPPSGFDTPPDPSYVDVLAAGIERHRDELAAVIVEPVVQGAGGMRFHHPGYLRALRELTEAHDVLLVFDEIATGFGRTGALFAAEHAGVTPDVMCVGKALTGGYLSLAAALCTPEVAAGIAQGELPVLAHGPTFMGNPLASAVANASLGLLADGSWRSDVARIEKALLDGLAPARDLPSVVDVRVLGGIGVLQLDHPVDMATATDVVTAQGAWLRPFRDLVYAMPPYVSTADDLAVITRAMLAVAEKA, encoded by the coding sequence ATGGACTCCGCCGACCTGCTCGCCCTCGACGCCCGGCACGTCTGGCACCCCTACGCGCCCATGCCCGCGAAGGTGCCGTCGTTGCTGGTCACCGAAGCGAGCGGCGTCCGGCTGACGCTGGCCGACGGGCGGGAGCTCGTCGACGGGATGTCCTCGTGGTGGTCCGCCGTCCACGGTTACCGGCACCCCGTGCTCGACGCCGCCCTGGCCGCGCAGGCCGGGCGGATGAGCCACGTCATGTTCGGCGGCCTGACCCACGAACCGGCCATCACCCTGGCCAAGACCCTGGTCGACGTCAGTCCCGAGGGGCTGGAGCACGTCTTCCTCTGCGACTCCGGCTCGGTCTCCGTCGAGGTCGCCGTCAAGATGTGCCTGCAGTACCAGCGTTCCCGCGGGCGCACCGGGAAGCACAAGCTGCTCACCTGGCGCGGCGGCTACCACGGCGACACCTTCACCCCGATGAGCGTCTGCGACCCCGAAGGCGGCATGCACGCGCTGTGGCGCGGTGTCCTGCCCGAACAGGTCTTCGTGCCCGCGCCACCGTCCGGATTCGACACCCCGCCCGATCCGTCCTATGTGGACGTCCTGGCCGCCGGGATCGAGCGGCACCGGGACGAGCTCGCCGCCGTCATCGTCGAGCCCGTCGTGCAGGGCGCCGGGGGCATGCGGTTCCACCACCCCGGCTACCTGCGTGCCCTGCGGGAACTCACCGAGGCCCACGACGTCCTCCTCGTCTTCGACGAGATCGCCACCGGGTTCGGCCGCACCGGCGCCCTGTTCGCCGCCGAGCACGCCGGCGTCACCCCGGACGTCATGTGCGTCGGCAAGGCCCTCACCGGCGGCTACCTCAGCCTGGCCGCCGCGCTGTGCACCCCGGAGGTCGCCGCCGGGATCGCGCAGGGCGAGCTGCCGGTTCTCGCGCACGGCCCCACCTTCATGGGCAACCCGCTCGCGTCCGCCGTCGCCAACGCCTCCCTCGGCCTGCTCGCCGACGGCAGCTGGCGCAGCGACGTCGCCCGGATCGAGAAGGCCCTCCTCGACGGCCTGGCCCCCGCCCGCGACCTGCCCTCGGTCGTCGACGTGCGGGTGCTGGGCGGGATCGGCGTGCTGCAGCTCGACCACCCCGTCGACATGGCGACCGCCACGGACGTCGTCACCGCGCAGGGGGCCTGGCTGCGGCCGTTCCGGGACCTCGTCTACGCCATGCCGCCCTACGTTTCGACGGCCGACGACCTCGCCGTGATCACCCGCGCGATGCTCGCGGTCGCCGAAAAGGCGTGA
- a CDS encoding bifunctional SulP family inorganic anion transporter/carbonic anhydrase, translated as MIEIVRGEHDTGPPKPSEHLENLKHDFLASIVVFLVAVPLSLGVAFAAGAPLLSGLISAVVGGLVASLLGGSPLQVSGPSAALTVVLADTIATHGWPVTCAITVAAGLLQILFGLTRLARAALAVSPAIVHGLLAGIGVTLVLGQLHVVLGGSARGSALANVLALPKQIAAHHDQAVLIGVVTLGVLLAWPRLPQAVRRVPAPLAAVALATGLSLVAGMSLPRVDLPAGLPALHVVPRLPDGGWGSFATAALTIALIAGLESLLSAVSVDKLRGGRRTDLDRELIGQGAANVAAGALGGFPVTGVIVRSMTNYEAGARTRTSAILHCVWILAACLLLTGVLRLIPLAALAALLVYVGTKLVNLNGLKEVRRHGDLPVYVVTLAGAVAVNLLTGVAAGILLALALMLRRMIFSGIHVEQDGDRHRVVIEGALTFLSVPRLTRVLAGVPPHAEVTLELLVDYLDHAAFDCLRGWQQAHAGPVTVDEIGHPWFGRGRAGEPTVRRSVAARVVPRWLAPWSQWQAEHVVLPAQRTASSLLCRGASEFQRRTAPLLRETWDGLAHGQQPHTLFITCGDARIVPNLITTSGPGDLFTVRNIGNLVPPSDGTDSSVGAAIEYAVGVLGVAEIVVCGHSSCGAMKALLGQAPAGLDQLGSWLRHGQATLRRRSREAPLLLDGERPAAEADQLALQNVVQQLETLRGYPVVAAALERGALRLTGMYFDVGAAQVSLLDDAARGFVPAGALEH; from the coding sequence ATGATCGAGATCGTTCGTGGCGAGCACGACACCGGACCCCCCAAGCCCTCCGAGCACCTGGAGAACCTCAAGCACGACTTCCTCGCGTCGATCGTCGTCTTCCTCGTCGCCGTCCCCCTGTCCCTCGGCGTGGCCTTCGCCGCCGGGGCGCCGCTGCTGTCCGGCCTGATCTCCGCCGTCGTCGGCGGGCTGGTCGCGAGCCTCCTCGGCGGATCGCCGCTGCAGGTCAGCGGTCCGTCCGCCGCCCTCACCGTGGTGCTGGCCGACACGATCGCCACCCACGGCTGGCCCGTCACGTGCGCGATCACCGTCGCCGCGGGCCTGCTCCAGATCCTCTTCGGCCTGACGCGGCTGGCCCGCGCCGCGCTCGCCGTGTCGCCCGCCATCGTGCACGGGCTGCTCGCCGGCATCGGCGTCACGCTCGTGCTCGGCCAGCTGCACGTCGTCCTCGGCGGTTCGGCGCGGGGTTCCGCGCTGGCCAACGTCCTGGCGCTGCCGAAGCAGATCGCCGCGCACCACGACCAGGCCGTGCTGATCGGCGTCGTCACCCTCGGCGTCCTGCTGGCCTGGCCGCGGCTGCCGCAGGCCGTCCGCCGCGTGCCCGCGCCGCTGGCCGCCGTCGCGCTGGCGACCGGCCTGTCCCTCGTGGCCGGGATGAGCCTGCCCCGCGTGGACCTCCCGGCCGGGCTGCCCGCACTGCACGTCGTGCCGCGGCTGCCGGACGGCGGCTGGGGCAGCTTCGCCACCGCCGCGCTCACCATCGCGCTCATCGCCGGCCTGGAGAGCCTGCTGTCCGCCGTGTCGGTGGACAAGCTCCGCGGCGGACGGCGCACCGACCTCGACCGCGAGCTGATCGGGCAGGGCGCGGCGAACGTCGCCGCCGGCGCGCTCGGCGGGTTCCCGGTCACCGGCGTCATCGTGCGCAGCATGACCAACTACGAGGCGGGCGCGCGCACCCGGACGTCGGCGATCCTGCACTGCGTCTGGATCCTCGCCGCGTGCCTGCTGCTCACCGGCGTGCTGCGGCTGATCCCGCTGGCGGCGCTGGCCGCGTTGCTGGTGTACGTCGGCACGAAGCTGGTGAACCTCAACGGGCTCAAGGAGGTCCGCCGGCACGGCGACCTGCCGGTCTACGTCGTCACGCTGGCCGGCGCGGTGGCGGTCAACCTGCTCACCGGGGTCGCGGCGGGGATCCTGCTGGCGCTGGCGCTGATGCTGCGGCGGATGATCTTCTCCGGCATCCACGTCGAACAGGACGGCGACCGCCACCGCGTCGTCATCGAAGGGGCGCTGACGTTCCTGTCCGTGCCGCGGCTGACCCGCGTGCTCGCCGGGGTGCCGCCGCACGCCGAGGTCACCCTCGAACTGCTTGTCGACTACCTCGACCACGCCGCGTTCGACTGCCTGCGCGGCTGGCAGCAGGCGCACGCCGGCCCGGTCACCGTCGACGAGATCGGGCACCCGTGGTTCGGACGCGGCCGGGCGGGGGAGCCGACCGTGCGCCGCAGCGTCGCCGCGCGGGTCGTGCCGCGGTGGCTCGCGCCGTGGTCGCAGTGGCAGGCCGAGCACGTCGTGCTGCCCGCCCAGCGCACGGCCAGCTCGCTGCTGTGCCGCGGCGCTTCGGAGTTCCAGCGCCGCACCGCGCCGCTGCTGCGCGAGACCTGGGACGGCCTGGCGCACGGCCAGCAGCCGCACACGCTGTTCATCACCTGCGGCGACGCGCGGATCGTGCCGAACCTCATCACCACCAGCGGGCCGGGTGACCTGTTCACCGTGCGGAACATCGGGAACCTGGTGCCGCCGTCCGACGGCACCGACTCGTCGGTCGGCGCGGCGATCGAGTACGCCGTCGGGGTACTCGGAGTCGCCGAAATCGTGGTGTGCGGGCACTCCTCCTGCGGCGCGATGAAGGCGTTGCTCGGCCAGGCCCCGGCCGGGCTCGACCAGCTCGGCAGCTGGCTGCGCCACGGCCAGGCGACGCTCCGGCGCCGCAGCCGCGAGGCCCCGCTGCTGCTCGACGGCGAGCGCCCGGCCGCCGAGGCCGACCAGCTGGCGCTGCAGAACGTCGTGCAGCAGCTGGAAACCCTGCGCGGCTACCCGGTGGTCGCGGCGGCCCTGGAGCGGGGCGCGCTGCGGCTCACCGGGATGTACTTCGACGTCGGCGCGGCCCAGGTGTCCCTTTTGGACGATGCGGCGCGCGGGTTCGTCCCCGCGGGTGCGCTGGAGCACTGA
- a CDS encoding bifunctional SulP family inorganic anion transporter/carbonic anhydrase, which yields MAIMRPLAVLRHDLPASLVVFLVAVPLSLGIALASGAPVAAGLVAAVVGGIVAGALGGSALQVSGPAAGLTVVMAETIQTFGWAVTCAITVAAGACQILLGLSRIARAALAISPAIVHGMLAGIGVTIVLGQLHVILGGKAQSSAIENIAELPAQIVAHHDSAAIVGLLTIAILLVWPKLPAAVRKVPGPLAAIAAATVVSVAFGMTLPRVDLPGDLLNVHLVPQLPDGGWGGFALAVVTIALIASVESLLSAVAVDKMHTGPRANLDRELVGQGAANMLSGALGGLPVTGVIVRSSTNVASGAKSRVSAVLHGVWVLLFVVLLAGLIESIPLAALAGLLVHVGAKLVNPGHMKTVLAHGDLPVYLLTLGGVVVFDLLTGVLAGIGLAVVLMLRRTVWSGIHVEREGDDWRVVVEGVLTFLSVPRLSKVLGTVPSGVTVRLELVVDYLDHAAFESLHTWQQAHERAGGTVEVDEVGHPWFGEGKAGRPTRSRIAASRAVPRWLAPWSEWQAAEGVEIPAQQTRRGATEFHRRAAPLLKDTLSGLADGQRPRTLFITCGDSRIVPNLITTSGPGDLFTIRNIGNLVPPGQADASMNASIEYAVGVLGVEEIVVCGHSSCGAMAALADGPPPGPLSAWLRYAEPSAHRLGSATLDGAVPDREGDRLALHNVLQQLEHLREYPAVAAAESAGKLQLTGMYFHVGDAQVYLFDAAERTFRPAGAPVAVPGA from the coding sequence ATGGCGATCATGAGACCCCTCGCCGTGCTCCGCCACGACCTGCCGGCCTCACTGGTCGTCTTCCTCGTAGCCGTCCCCCTGTCCCTCGGCATCGCCCTCGCCTCGGGTGCCCCGGTCGCCGCCGGGCTCGTCGCCGCCGTCGTCGGCGGCATCGTGGCCGGTGCGCTCGGCGGCTCCGCGCTCCAGGTGAGCGGGCCCGCCGCCGGCCTGACCGTGGTCATGGCCGAAACCATCCAGACGTTCGGGTGGGCCGTCACCTGCGCGATCACCGTCGCCGCCGGCGCCTGCCAGATCCTGCTGGGGCTGAGCCGCATCGCGCGGGCCGCGCTGGCCATCTCGCCGGCGATCGTGCACGGCATGCTGGCCGGCATCGGCGTCACGATCGTGCTCGGCCAGCTGCACGTCATCCTCGGCGGCAAGGCCCAGAGCTCGGCGATCGAGAACATCGCCGAGCTGCCCGCCCAGATCGTCGCCCACCACGACTCCGCCGCCATCGTCGGCCTGCTCACCATCGCGATCCTGCTCGTCTGGCCGAAACTGCCGGCCGCCGTCCGCAAGGTGCCGGGGCCGCTCGCCGCGATCGCGGCGGCCACGGTGGTGTCGGTCGCGTTCGGGATGACGCTCCCGCGCGTCGACCTGCCCGGCGACCTGCTGAACGTCCACCTCGTCCCGCAGCTGCCCGACGGCGGCTGGGGCGGGTTCGCGCTCGCCGTCGTCACCATCGCGCTGATCGCCAGCGTGGAGAGCCTGCTCTCGGCGGTCGCGGTCGACAAGATGCACACCGGGCCGCGCGCCAACCTCGACCGCGAACTGGTCGGCCAGGGCGCGGCCAACATGCTCTCCGGCGCGCTGGGCGGCCTGCCCGTCACCGGCGTCATCGTCCGCAGCTCCACGAACGTCGCCTCCGGCGCGAAGTCCCGCGTGTCGGCGGTGCTGCACGGCGTCTGGGTGCTGCTGTTCGTCGTCCTGCTCGCCGGGCTGATCGAGAGCATCCCGCTGGCCGCGCTGGCCGGGCTGCTGGTGCACGTCGGCGCGAAGCTGGTCAACCCCGGGCACATGAAGACCGTGCTGGCCCACGGCGACCTGCCGGTGTACCTGCTGACCCTCGGCGGCGTCGTGGTGTTCGACCTGCTCACCGGCGTGCTGGCCGGCATCGGCTTGGCGGTGGTGCTGATGCTGCGCCGCACGGTCTGGTCGGGCATCCACGTCGAGAGGGAGGGTGACGACTGGCGCGTCGTGGTCGAAGGCGTCCTGACATTCCTGTCGGTGCCGCGGCTGTCGAAGGTGCTCGGGACCGTCCCGAGCGGGGTCACCGTCCGGCTGGAGCTGGTCGTCGACTACCTGGACCACGCCGCGTTCGAGAGCCTGCACACCTGGCAGCAGGCGCACGAGCGGGCCGGCGGCACGGTGGAGGTCGACGAGGTCGGCCACCCGTGGTTCGGCGAGGGCAAGGCGGGCCGCCCGACGCGGTCCCGGATCGCCGCGAGCCGGGCCGTGCCGCGCTGGCTGGCGCCGTGGTCGGAGTGGCAGGCCGCGGAAGGCGTCGAGATCCCGGCCCAGCAGACCCGCCGCGGCGCCACGGAATTCCACCGCCGGGCCGCGCCGCTGCTGAAGGACACCCTGTCCGGGCTGGCCGACGGCCAGCGCCCGCGCACGCTGTTCATCACCTGCGGCGACTCCCGGATCGTGCCGAACCTGATCACCACCAGCGGGCCCGGTGACCTGTTCACCATCCGCAACATCGGCAACCTGGTGCCGCCGGGGCAGGCCGACGCGTCGATGAACGCGTCGATCGAGTACGCGGTGGGCGTCCTCGGCGTCGAGGAGATCGTGGTGTGCGGCCACTCGAGCTGCGGCGCGATGGCCGCACTGGCCGACGGCCCGCCGCCGGGGCCGCTGTCGGCCTGGCTGCGGTACGCGGAGCCGAGCGCCCACCGGCTGGGCTCGGCGACGCTCGACGGCGCGGTCCCGGACCGCGAGGGTGACCGGCTGGCGCTGCACAACGTCCTGCAGCAGCTGGAACACCTGCGCGAGTACCCGGCGGTGGCGGCGGCCGAGTCGGCCGGGAAACTGCAGCTGACCGGCATGTACTTCCACGTCGGCGACGCCCAGGTGTACCTGTTCGACGCGGCGGAGCGCACGTTCCGCCCGGCCGGGGCACCGGTGGCGGTGCCGGGCGCCTGA
- the bioD gene encoding dethiobiotin synthase, with the protein MTMLVMTGTGTGVGKTITTAAIAALAVAGGQRVAVLKPAQTGVRPDEPGDLQDVVRLAGPDVTTRELRRYPDPLSPEAAARRSGLPTLDPGEIARAASDLDTAHDLTLIEGAGGLLVRFDSAGASLADVAWSLGSLVIIVAEAGLGTLNATALTAEVATKRGLTVAGVIIGAWPAEPDLAALSNLEDLPVAAGAPLLGVLPADIGQASREDFLAAARAGLSPWFGGEFDPELFAGCASAGK; encoded by the coding sequence GTGACGATGCTGGTGATGACGGGGACCGGGACCGGGGTCGGCAAGACGATCACCACGGCGGCGATCGCGGCCCTGGCGGTGGCCGGGGGACAGCGGGTGGCCGTGCTGAAGCCGGCCCAGACCGGGGTGCGCCCCGACGAGCCGGGTGACCTCCAGGACGTCGTCCGCCTCGCCGGGCCGGACGTCACCACCCGCGAGCTGCGGCGGTACCCCGATCCGCTCTCGCCAGAGGCCGCCGCCCGGCGCAGCGGCCTGCCGACGCTCGACCCCGGCGAGATCGCCCGGGCCGCGTCCGACCTCGACACCGCGCACGACCTCACCCTCATCGAGGGCGCGGGCGGGCTGCTGGTGCGCTTCGACAGCGCCGGGGCGAGCCTCGCCGACGTCGCCTGGTCGCTCGGCTCGCTCGTGATCATCGTGGCCGAGGCCGGCCTCGGCACGCTCAACGCCACCGCGCTCACCGCCGAGGTCGCCACCAAGCGGGGGCTGACCGTCGCCGGCGTCATCATCGGAGCCTGGCCTGCCGAACCCGACCTCGCGGCGCTGTCCAACCTCGAAGACCTGCCGGTCGCGGCGGGCGCGCCCCTGCTCGGCGTGCTGCCCGCCGACATCGGCCAGGCCTCCCGGGAGGACTTCCTGGCCGCGGCGCGGGCCGGGCTCTCGCCGTGGTTCGGCGGCGAATTCGACCCCGAGCTCTTCGCCGGGTGCGCGTCCGCCGGGAAGTGA
- the bioB gene encoding biotin synthase BioB, whose translation MTAVPDTDVSDSRGSAPGRGLRHPEPPESLLARAREQVLENGVGLNEQQVLDVLRLPDDRLPDLLALAHEVRMRWCGPEVEVEGIISLKTGGCPEDCHFCSQSGRFPTPVRSAWLDIPNLVKAARQTAETGATEFCIVAAVRGPDKRLLSQVREGVRAIREDGNDIQIACSLGMLTQEQVDELVDMGVHRYNHNLETARSHFPSVVTTHTWEERWDTLRMVADAGMEVCCGGIIGMGETVEQRAEFAVQLAELNPHEVPMNFLIPQPGTPYEHYEIVEGRDALRTVAAFRLAMPRTMLRFAGGRELTLGDLGAEQGMLGGINAIIVGNYLTNLGRPASADLEMLDELKMPIKALSDSL comes from the coding sequence GTGACCGCAGTCCCGGACACCGACGTCAGTGACAGCCGGGGCTCCGCCCCGGGCCGGGGGCTCCGCCACCCGGAGCCCCCGGAAAGCCTGCTGGCCCGCGCGCGCGAGCAGGTCCTAGAAAACGGCGTCGGCCTGAACGAACAGCAGGTCCTCGACGTGCTGCGGCTGCCGGATGACCGCCTGCCCGACCTCCTCGCACTGGCGCACGAGGTGCGGATGCGCTGGTGCGGGCCCGAGGTCGAGGTCGAGGGCATCATCAGCCTCAAGACCGGCGGCTGCCCCGAGGACTGCCACTTCTGCTCCCAGTCCGGCCGCTTCCCGACGCCGGTGCGCTCGGCGTGGCTCGACATCCCGAACCTGGTCAAGGCCGCCCGCCAGACCGCCGAGACCGGCGCGACGGAGTTCTGCATCGTCGCCGCCGTCCGTGGCCCGGACAAGCGGCTGCTCTCGCAGGTCCGCGAAGGCGTCCGCGCGATCCGGGAGGACGGCAACGACATCCAGATCGCCTGCTCCCTGGGCATGCTGACGCAGGAGCAGGTCGACGAGCTCGTCGACATGGGTGTGCACCGCTACAACCACAACCTCGAGACGGCGCGGTCGCACTTCCCGTCGGTGGTCACGACGCACACGTGGGAAGAGCGCTGGGACACGCTGCGGATGGTCGCCGACGCGGGCATGGAGGTCTGCTGCGGCGGCATCATCGGCATGGGGGAGACGGTCGAGCAGCGCGCCGAGTTCGCCGTGCAGCTGGCGGAGCTGAACCCGCACGAGGTGCCGATGAACTTCCTCATCCCGCAGCCGGGCACGCCGTACGAGCACTACGAGATCGTCGAGGGCCGCGACGCGCTGCGGACGGTGGCGGCGTTCCGGCTCGCGATGCCGCGCACGATGCTGCGTTTCGCCGGCGGCCGCGAGCTGACCCTGGGCGACCTGGGCGCGGAGCAGGGCATGCTGGGCGGGATCAACGCGATCATCGTCGGCAACTACCTGACCAACCTCGGCCGGCCTGCTTCGGCGGACCTGGAGATGCTGGACGAGCTCAAGATGCCGATCAAGGCGCTCAGTGACAGCCTCTGA
- a CDS encoding DUF2567 domain-containing protein: MSESSGPAHRPSAVAGPWSVPVLFRERRPRVVVKADLLPAVSVLGVLTLLSFPLAFAWSRLAPPERVRIVAADGTQGALELESWHRFDDLAVFGFLLLGIGIVSGVVVWLLRERRGPVVFLAAVLGVALAGALAMLLGVGWANSHYAIDSPPALGAVIELAPRLESWWVLLTGPLGVSIAYTLLTTWNGRDDLGRRLG, encoded by the coding sequence GTGAGTGAGTCGTCGGGGCCGGCGCACCGGCCGTCGGCCGTGGCCGGGCCGTGGTCGGTGCCCGTGCTGTTCCGGGAACGGCGGCCGCGCGTGGTCGTCAAGGCCGACCTGCTGCCCGCCGTCAGCGTGCTCGGTGTCCTCACCCTGCTGAGCTTCCCGCTCGCCTTCGCGTGGTCGCGGCTCGCGCCGCCGGAGCGGGTGCGCATCGTCGCCGCCGACGGCACCCAGGGCGCGCTGGAGCTGGAGAGCTGGCACCGCTTCGACGACCTGGCCGTGTTCGGGTTCCTCCTGCTCGGCATCGGGATCGTCAGCGGCGTCGTCGTCTGGCTGCTGCGCGAACGCCGCGGGCCGGTGGTGTTCCTCGCCGCGGTGCTCGGCGTCGCCCTCGCCGGCGCGCTGGCCATGCTGCTCGGCGTCGGCTGGGCCAACAGCCACTACGCCATCGACTCCCCGCCCGCGCTGGGCGCGGTGATCGAGCTGGCGCCGCGGCTGGAGTCGTGGTGGGTGCTCCTGACCGGCCCGCTCGGCGTCTCGATCGCGTACACCCTGCTCACCACCTGGAACGGCCGCGACGACCTGGGCCGCCGCCTCGGCTGA
- a CDS encoding M48 family metallopeptidase, translating to MTEDIEVSRHNAVRFPGISPRAYEHPVDRGALATLRAVPGFAQVVKAVSGFYNERGERLMALASSIRVGPKQYPELDRLRHECAETLDLPAVPNLFVFQNAQIQAQTVGMDEPFIAISTGLVELMNLESLRFVIGHEMGHVLSGHAVYRTIMVRLISLQLAMSWTPVSALGIRAIVAALREWFRKAELSCDRAGLLCSQNPTAALRAQIQVAGGIDPARIDVPSFLQQAAEYESVEDIRDSFLKLKSVETESHPFAVVRAAQLQKWAASEDYRAILAGDYARRDSDTPSSDWKDDLKSAAQAYKESWNSSTDPLTKVFSDVGEAVSGAAGKVWNKFGNGS from the coding sequence GTGACCGAGGACATCGAAGTTTCGCGGCACAACGCCGTCCGTTTTCCCGGCATCAGCCCGCGCGCGTACGAGCACCCGGTGGACCGCGGCGCGCTCGCCACGCTGCGCGCGGTGCCGGGCTTCGCCCAGGTCGTCAAGGCCGTGTCGGGCTTCTACAACGAGCGCGGCGAGCGGCTGATGGCGCTGGCGTCGTCGATCCGCGTCGGGCCGAAGCAGTACCCGGAGCTCGACCGGCTGCGCCACGAGTGCGCCGAGACGCTGGACCTGCCCGCGGTGCCGAACCTGTTCGTCTTCCAGAACGCGCAGATCCAGGCGCAGACGGTCGGCATGGACGAGCCGTTCATCGCGATCAGCACCGGGCTCGTCGAGCTGATGAACCTGGAGTCACTGCGGTTCGTGATCGGGCACGAAATGGGGCACGTGCTGTCCGGGCACGCGGTGTACCGCACGATCATGGTGCGCCTGATCAGCCTGCAGCTGGCGATGTCCTGGACGCCGGTCAGCGCGCTCGGCATCCGCGCGATCGTCGCGGCGCTGCGCGAGTGGTTCCGCAAGGCGGAGCTGTCGTGCGACCGGGCGGGGCTGCTGTGCAGCCAGAACCCGACGGCGGCGCTGCGCGCCCAGATCCAGGTGGCGGGCGGCATCGACCCGGCCCGCATCGACGTCCCGTCGTTCCTGCAGCAGGCCGCGGAGTACGAGTCGGTCGAGGACATCCGCGACAGCTTCCTCAAGCTCAAGTCGGTCGAGACGGAGTCCCACCCGTTCGCGGTGGTCCGCGCGGCCCAGCTGCAGAAGTGGGCGGCTTCGGAGGACTACCGGGCGATCCTGGCGGGCGACTACGCGCGGCGGGATTCGGACACGCCTTCGTCGGACTGGAAGGACGACCTGAAGTCGGCGGCCCAGGCGTACAAGGAATCGTGGAACTCGTCGACGGACCCGCTGACGAAGGTGTTCAGCGACGTCGGGGAGGCGGTTTCGGGCGCGGCGGGCAAGGTGTGGAACAAGTTCGGCAACGGTTCCTGA